GGTCGTGGTTCGCTATCAGACCGTTCAACGTCACAGCCTTCAGGGCAATCCGAACGATCCGCAGATTCAACGGCTACTTATCCAAACGTTGATTTCTGATTCCCGCCCCAATTTGCGGCTGAGGTCTGTCAACGCTTTGCAGGATACGAAATCATTTGATCAGCGTGTTTTGGACGCCCTGATCGAAGTGTTGGAGAATGACGACAATTCCGGCGTTCGTTTGAAAGCGATCAAAATACTAAATTCAATTCCCTGGAGCGAATCGGTGCAAGTGGCGCTCACAAGAGTTTTCATCAAGGTTTTGTTGCAGGAAAAGAATTCCGCCGTGCGCATTCAAGCAATCGACGGATTGGAGCGGATTCGACACAAAGACGCCGTGTCCGTTCTTCACAAGGCCGCGGAGAAGGACAGCAACGATTATGTGCGCAACAAGGCGGCTGTTTTGTTGGAAAGAATAAAAAATCCTGAAATCAGCGAATCAAACAATCAATAGGAGGCGACATGTTAAAAGCGAAAAGGTATGCAGCGCTCACGGTAATTTTCATCATTTTTCTGCTGATGTCAACCATGGCCTGGGCTCAGCAATTGCGGAAGCAAGGTCGTTATTACGTGGCTGACATTGAAAAAGAATTCAAAGTCAAGCCCGGCGGCTCACTGGAAATTAAAAACGTTCGCGGCGATGTGCAGATCACCAGTTGGAGCAAAAATGTGGTTTACATCCATGAGCGCCGAAAAATGGATGTTTTCACCAAAGCGGAAGCGGAAGCTGTGCTCAAAGACCTCAAATCTCAGTACCAGCAAGTCGGCGATAAAATCATTGTCGGCATGGAGGGCAGCTACCGTTCCTACATGAGCAGCTACTTTGACGTCAAATTACCGCAAAAATTTAACGCGCAGGTCAGTACTGCGGGAGGCGACCTTTCCGTTTCCGATTTGATCGGAGATGTCAAATTAGCGACTTCCGGCGGTGACATTGACGTTACGGGCATCGACGGCATCGTAAACGCGACGACCTCCGGGGGCGATATTTCAGCAAAAAGAATAGGCCAACAGGTAACGCTCGCGACTTCCGGTGGTGATATCGATCTGGAAGAAATCAAGGGGGACGTCAAGGCGGCTACTTCTGGCGGAGATCTCTCACTACGGGAGATTGACGGAAACGTGCGGGCATCTACGTCGGGCGGGGACATCATTGTGGAAAAAAATACTGCCAATGTTTCGGTGCAAACGTCGGGCGGAGACATTGAACTGTACGACATCGGCGCGGAAGTCAGAGCGTCAACTTCTGGCGGAGATATCGTTGTTCGCCGCAGCAATGGCACAGTAAAAGTTTCTACCTCTGGCGGAGATATCGAGTTGACTGACATCAGAGGAAAAATAACCGCTACCACATCGGGCGGGGACATTAAAGCGACGACAGTCATGGACGGCATCAAAGTCTCCACTTCCGGTGGCGATGTGGATTTGTTTGATATTCGCGGATTCATCGACGCTTCGACGTCCGGCGGCGACATGCGCGCAGAAATGACGCTCAAAGATTTTAGCAAAGATCATCATATCAGCATGAAAACTTCCGGCGGAGAAATAGAGCTGAAAATTCCGGAGAAGTTACCGGCGACAATTAAAGCCCGCTTGAAAATCACGCCGCGCGCGCGCGATGATTACGGCATCATTTCGGATTTTCCCATTTCCATCAAAAAGGAAAAAGAAGGAAGAAACGAGATTATTACAGCGACCGGAGAAATCAACGGCGGCGGCGACGTAATTGAATTGAAGACAACTAACGGAAATATTTCGATTTTGAAATTGAAATAAAAAAAATCGGAAATCGCACAAAATTTGAGCCCGTTCGCGGGCTCTTTTTTTGTCATCGGAAAAATTTTGTATCAAATGCCCGCCGAATTTATCTAATTAATTGGATTTCCAATTTAAAGTTATTTAAAAAAACAGGTAGTGATTTATTGTAATTTCAGAAAAAGGGAGCTGTGATGCCCCAAAAAATTGTCATCACCGGTGGTAGCGGATTTATAGGCAGAAATTTAATCCCGTCCTTGAAGGCAAGAAAATATGAAATTATCGTTCTCACCAGAAATCCGCAGCGAACGTCAGAAATTTTCAAGGGCGCAGTTCGGGCAGTTTACTGGGATGGTAAAACAGTTGGCGACTGGCAGCAGGAGTTAGACGGCGCCGATGCGATCGTTAACCTCGCCGGCGAGACGGTGCGGGCGTTGCGTTGGACGCAGAAGAAAAAGGCGCGCATCATTCAGAGCAGAGTAGATGCCGGAAAGGCGATTTATCAGGCAATTGCTAATGTGAAAAATAAACCAGGGGTGCTGATTCAACCGTCCGGAATTGGATTTTATGGTGATCGCGGGGATGAAATTTTAGATGAAAATTCGACTCGCGGAACAGGCTTCATGGCGGAAGTAGCGCAATTGTGGGAACAAAGCGTTAATCAAGTAAAAGATTTAGGGGTGCCGCTTGCAACTCTGCGCATCGGCCTGGTACTGGGCAAAGATGGCGGATTTCTTTCTCAAGTTTCGTTGCCGTTCAAATTTTTTTTCGGCGGCGTCATCGGTTCGGGAAAGCCGTATATGTCCTGGATTCACGTCGAAGATTTGTGCGCTGTCATTTTGTTTCTGCTGGAGGACAAATCCCGATCAGGTATTTTCAATTTAACTGCTCCCAATCCGATTCCCGGAAGTGAATTTTATCGAACTGTAGCGCAGGTTTTACAACGGCCTTGTTGGCTTCATGTGGCAGCCTGGCAAATTCGAGTTTTGCTCGGCGAAATGGGAAAGGAACTGATTTTGTCGGGTCAGCACGTAATTCCGAAAAGGCTGTTGGATTTAGGGTTTAAATTTAAGTTTGTTGAGCTTGAGAGTGCGTTAGAGGGTATTTTTGAGAAAGATTAAAATGTCCCATAAACTTTATTGGGAATTTTATCTCAATAAAAAACAAAGTCCCTGCGGGACTCAGTAAATGTGTATTAGGTTGTTTCTACAAATATTTCGTCGCTATCGCGGCTTTTGATTAATTCTAATGACAAACTAATTTCAAAAGTGAAAAATGCTCGTAATTCGAAATCAACAGTACCATCAGGCACGAGATATTTATAGCCGTTAACGGCAATGTTTAATTCCAAGTCTCGCGAGGGACGGAATATACACAGGCAACTTTACTTATTTTGATTTAATAAATAATATTCCATCTTGTTCTAAGTCCACTTTACATTTATTGAAAAGTATTTCAGCTTCTTCATGTACCGCATCATCAGAACTCAATTGAATAATTTCTTCACCAATATAAGACAGCCAAATACCGTAGAATCGAAAATAGTTCTTTAGAAATTTAGAATCTTTATCAAGATCTTCATCAGTTAGAAGGGGATCCTCGTAATTCGGATCGACAACAAAGCTATATTCTATGTCGTTTAAAATAAATTTGTTATCATCTGATTTTTTTAAAACTATTGGTCCCGTTTCCTGACGCGTCAAATTATCTTCTGTAAGGGAAGTCTCAAGATCTGAAAGTAATCTTCGTTCTCCATTACCAATAGAATAATCCAATTGAGATATTTTAGAAAATGCACCTGGGATTACAGTAAATTTAAACTCTCCGTTTACCCAAATTTGCCCAGCTAATGACATATATTGTGTCAAATCAATCCAAGAGTGAGGTGGCAACGAAGCTATTTTCCATAATGTTGTGTATCCAACATAGCCTTGCCCGGATGCTTGTATCTTTAATGCTTCTGCGAATAATTTCGCCCGCCATTCCTCGTGTCTTTTATTCATTAACTCACAAAATTTATCCCACCAGGCTTCTTCATTATAAAAAGCTTTCTCCTTTTTTCGAGAGCCGCCTTTCCAATTAAAACTTGGTTTAGTAATGTTTTTAACAAATTCTATAAACACCGGATTTTGAAGGTACTTCAAAGTCTCAGTCAGGATTTTTTCTTCAGTCTGAAGATTGTTTATTTCTGCAATTTTTA
This genomic stretch from Calditrichota bacterium harbors:
- a CDS encoding TIGR01777 family protein gives rise to the protein MPQKIVITGGSGFIGRNLIPSLKARKYEIIVLTRNPQRTSEIFKGAVRAVYWDGKTVGDWQQELDGADAIVNLAGETVRALRWTQKKKARIIQSRVDAGKAIYQAIANVKNKPGVLIQPSGIGFYGDRGDEILDENSTRGTGFMAEVAQLWEQSVNQVKDLGVPLATLRIGLVLGKDGGFLSQVSLPFKFFFGGVIGSGKPYMSWIHVEDLCAVILFLLEDKSRSGIFNLTAPNPIPGSEFYRTVAQVLQRPCWLHVAAWQIRVLLGEMGKELILSGQHVIPKRLLDLGFKFKFVELESALEGIFEKD
- a CDS encoding DUF4097 family beta strand repeat protein, which gives rise to MLKAKRYAALTVIFIIFLLMSTMAWAQQLRKQGRYYVADIEKEFKVKPGGSLEIKNVRGDVQITSWSKNVVYIHERRKMDVFTKAEAEAVLKDLKSQYQQVGDKIIVGMEGSYRSYMSSYFDVKLPQKFNAQVSTAGGDLSVSDLIGDVKLATSGGDIDVTGIDGIVNATTSGGDISAKRIGQQVTLATSGGDIDLEEIKGDVKAATSGGDLSLREIDGNVRASTSGGDIIVEKNTANVSVQTSGGDIELYDIGAEVRASTSGGDIVVRRSNGTVKVSTSGGDIELTDIRGKITATTSGGDIKATTVMDGIKVSTSGGDVDLFDIRGFIDASTSGGDMRAEMTLKDFSKDHHISMKTSGGEIELKIPEKLPATIKARLKITPRARDDYGIISDFPISIKKEKEGRNEIITATGEINGGGDVIELKTTNGNISILKLK